A single genomic interval of Syngnathoides biaculeatus isolate LvHL_M chromosome 1, ASM1980259v1, whole genome shotgun sequence harbors:
- the sh3bp5a gene encoding SH3 domain-binding protein 5: MDPLQNGTESEEDCQGAEEEEEMDPRIQGELEKLNQSTDDINRWESELEEFRQRFRAVLVEATVKLDEQVKKIGRAVDDSKPYWEARKVARQAQVEAQKATQEFQRAVEILRAAKETIALAEERLLEEDSRQFDSAWQEMLNHATQRVMEAEQARVRSEAEHKKTAANYTSCIGHMKQLEKKLKRSINKSKPYFELKAKYYLQLEQLKRQVDERQAKLVAAKAEYRATLRRLERISEEIHAQRRSVGARGRGVGAELDGGGDGEDVAAFAMDCDGLSMVSVSMDDDSEEDARSASSTPTTSVTLDTASPQLPTSLRHTPPSPSSSCSSSPGDPEVASPCSSRGSDSVCGSGRGSPLLGPRSQCSGASSPDCDQERGDRAEGAEATLEGGLSGLNLTIAQTQPNDNDAPEDEKATECASNELPSTSNILLLNAA; this comes from the exons ATGGACCCTTTGCAAAATGGGACTGAGTCCGAGGAAGACTGTCAGGGtgctgaggaggaagaggagatggACCCAAGAATCCAG GGAGAGCTGGAGAAGTTGAACCAGTCCACAGATGACATCAACCGCTGGGAGAGTGAGCTGGAg GAATTCCGCCAGCGGTTCCGTGCAGTGCTCGTGGAGGCCACCGTCAAGCTGGACGAGCAGGTGAAAAAGATTGGGCGGGCCGTGGATGACTCCAAGCCTTACTGGGAGGCCCGCAAAGTGGCTAGACAG GCCCAGGTTGAAGCCCAGAAGGCCACGCAGGAGTTCCAGCGGGCGGTGGAGATCCTGCGGGCCGCCAAGGAGACCATCGCCCTGGCCGAGGAGAGGCTGCTGGAGGAGGACAGCCGCCAGTTCGACTCGGCCTGGCAGGAAATGCTCAACCACGCCACGCAGAGG GTGATGGAGGCGGAGCAGGCCCGAGTGCGCAGCGAGGCCGAGCACAAGAAGACGGCGGCCAACTACACGTCCTGCATCGGCCACATGAAGCAACTGGAAAAGAAGCTCAAACGCTCCATCAACAAATCAAA GCCGTATTTTGAGCTGAAGGCAAAGTATTATCTCCAGCTTGAG CAACTGAAGCGGCAGGTGGACGAGCGCCAGGCCAAGCTGGTGGCGGCGAAGGCCGAGTACCGCGCCACGCTCCGCCGCCTGGAGAGGATCTCTGAGGAGATCCACGCTCAGCGCCGCTCGGTCGGAGCCCGGGGGCGGGGCGTCGGGGCCGAACtcgacggcggcggcgacggagAGGACGTCGCGGCTTTCGCTATGGATTGCGACGGGCTGTCGA TGGTGTCGGTGTCCATGGACGACGACTCGGAGGAAGACGCTCGATCCGCCTCATCCACTCCAACGACCTCAGTGACCCTCGACACGGCCTCGCCGCAATTGCCGACCTCCCTGCGCCACACGCCCCCCTCGCCATCCTCCTCTTGCTCCTCCTCCCCCGGTGACCCGGAGGTGGCCAGCCCGTGCAGCTCTCGCGGCTCGGACTCGGTTTGCGGTTCCGGGCGTGGCTCGCCTTTGCTGGGCCCTCGGAGCCAATGCAGTGGAGCCTCGTCACCGGACTGTGACCAGGAGAGAG GTGACCGAGCAGAAGGTGCCGAGGCCACGCTGGAAGGCGGCCTGAGCGGGCTGAACTTGACCATTGCGCAAACGCAACCGAACGACAACGACGCACCGGAGGATGAAAAAGCGACAGAATGCGCAAGCAACGAACTCCCATCAACGTCCAACATTCTCCTACTCAACGCCGCCTAA
- the mturn gene encoding maturin, which produces MEFKHLVEAAEKWCSGNPFELIFAEEDDERRLDFYAEPGVSFYVLCPGGTDTFHVWSESEDCLPFLQLAQDYISSCGKKTLLEVLQKVFTSFRPLLGLPDIEDETFEHYHADVEGEPGPDHQQMGVSQQ; this is translated from the exons ATGGAGTTCAAGCATCTGGTGGAGGCGGCCGAGAAGTGGTGCTCGGGGAACCCGTTCGAGCTCATCTTCGCCGAGGAGGACGACGAGAGGCGGCTGGACTTCTACGCGGAGCCCGGCGTCTCCTTCTACGTGCTGTGCCCCGGCGGAACCGACACTTTC CACGTGTGGAGCGAGAGCGAGGACTGCCTACCGTTCTTACAGCTGGCTCAGGATTATATCTCGTCCTGTGGCAAGAAGACCCTGCTGGAGGTGCTGCAGAAGGTCTTCACGTCCTTCAGGCCT CTGCTGGGGCTCCCCGACATAGAAGACGAGACGTTCGAGCATTACCACGCCGACGTGGAGGGCGAGCCGGGGCCCGACCACCAGCAGATGGGGGTCAGCCAGCAGTGA